Proteins encoded in a region of the Tachyglossus aculeatus isolate mTacAcu1 chromosome 11, mTacAcu1.pri, whole genome shotgun sequence genome:
- the ZNF276 gene encoding zinc finger protein 276, translating to MGYCRLCHGKFSSRNLRHAFGKAAGPGPGESAESQRRAEPLFFLDFQRLLGVPLRRDPALPQFVCKNCHAQFYKCRGVLRTFIQRVNASPGGLRKARRKGSSDDHQPGSGPKEGACLADPISSSPKCLHGLVGWAHGHAASCGAVPSLQSVLSSEYRGIIRAVWGCGRGHDYVMNADPDCGSSLLDGALAVKREAARRLAGNGEAGAPAPAGPENRPPPARDAAQLPADGSRSGPEPNPPPRAGPPQSGTPGHLSGKQVPSSISDDRVKDEFSDLSEGDFLTEDENDEKRNAQSSDESFEPYPEKKVSAKKSESKEAKKSEGPKIRKKPGPKPGWKKKIKCEREELPTIYKCPYQGCTAVYRGADGMKKHIKEHHEEVRERPCPHPGCNKVFMIDRYLQRHVKLIHTEVRNYICDECGQTFKQRKHLSVHQMRHSGAKPLQCEICGFQCRQRASLKYHMTKHKAETELEFACDQCGRRFEKAHNLNVHMSMVHPLTQNQDKDKAKPPEGEQAPHLPPPSGTTQSPAVKPELVAHPEPT from the exons ATGGGATACTGCCGCCTCTGCCACGGGAAGTTTTCCTCGCGGAACCTGCGTCACGCCTTCGGGAaggcggccgggcccgggcccggggagagcgCGGAGAGCCAGCGGCGGGCGGAGCCGCTGTTCTTCCTGGACTTCCAGCGCCTGCTGGGGGTCCCGCTCCGCCGGGACCCCGCCCTGCCCCAGTTCGTCTGCAAGAACTGCCACGCTCAGTTCTACAAGTGCCGCGGCGTCCTCAGGACCTTCATCCAGAGGGTCAACGCTTCGCCCGGGGGCCTCCGCAAGGCCCGCCGAAA GGGCAGCAGCGACGATCATCAGCCGGGCTCCGGGCCCAAAGAGGGAGCCTGCCTAG CggaccccatctcctccagcccCAAGTGCCTGCACGGGCTGGTGGGGTGGGCGCACGGGCACGCGGCCAGCTGCGGGGCGGTGCCCAGCCTCCAGAGCGTGCTGTCCTCGGAGTACCGCGGCATCATCCGGGCCGTGTGGGGCTGCGGCCGAGGCCACGACTACGTCATGAACGCGGACCCCGACTGCGGCTCCTCGCTGCTGGACGGCGCCCTGGCCGTCAAGCGGGAGGCGGCCCGGCGGCTCGCCGGCAACGGGGAAGCCGGGGCCCCGGCGCCCGCCGGCCCGGAGAACCGCCCGCCGCCCGCCAGGGATGCCGCACAGCTCCCCGCCGACGGCAGCCGCTCGGGACCCGAGCCGAACCCGCCGCCCCGGGCCGGCCCGCCCCAGAGCGGGACTCCAG GGCATTTGAGTGGGAAGCAGGTTCCGTCGTCAATCTCGGATGATCGGGTAAAAGACGAGTTCAGTGACCTTTCTGAGGG AGACTTCTTGACCGAAGACGAAAACGATGAGAAGCGGAATGCCCAGTCCTCGGATGAGTCCTTTGAGCCTTATCCGGAAAAGAA agtGTCTGCTAAGAAGAGCGAAAGCAAAGAAGCCAAGAAATCAGAGGGACCCAAAATTCGCAAGAAGCCGGGACCCAAACCAGGCTGGAAAAAGAAGATCAAATGTGAAAG GGAAGAGCTGCCCACCATCTACAAGTGTCCTTACCAGGGTTGCACGGCTGTATATCGAGGGGCGGATGGCATGAAG AAACACATAAAGGAGCATCACGAGGAGGTACGAGAGCGGCCCTGCCCGCATCCTGGCTGTAACAAGGTGTTCATGATTGACCGCTACCTACAGCGCCACGTGAAACTCATTCACACAG AGGTACGAAATTACATCTGCGATGAGTGCGGGCAGACGTTCAAACAGCGGAAACATCTTTCAGTTCACCAGATGCGCCACTCAGGAGCCAAACCCCTCCA ATGTGAAATCTGCGGGTTCCAGTGCAGGCAGCGGGCGTCGCTCAAGTACCACATGACCAAGCACAAAGCTGAGACGGAACTCGAATTTGCCTGCGACCAGTGCGGGCGGCGCTTCGAGAAGGCCCATAACCTGAACGTCCACATGTCCATGGTGCACCCCCTGACCCAGAACCAGGACAAGGACAAGGCCAAGCCCCCGGAGGGCGAGCAGgcgccccacctcccacccccctcgGGGACCACCCAGAGCCCCGCGGTCAAACCGGAACTGGTGGCGCACCCGGAGCCCACCTGA